In Nitrososphaerota archaeon, the genomic window CGGTATCTATGGCCTATCTGCTATAGGTCTGACACTGATCTTCGGCGTTGCAAGGGTTCTGAACCTTGCTCATGGAGCTTTTGCAGTCATAGCAGCGGCAGTTTCCTATGTTATTGTTCAGGCTACAGGACAGAACCTATTTTTTGTTGCCATGCTGACAGTCCCATTATTCTTTGCTACTGGCTACGCATATGAAAAACTACTGATTCATAAGCTGCTACCTCTAAGCAGGGAACGTAGAATCGAGGCGTTAATACTTGGCACTCTTGGCTCCGCTCTTGCAGCAGAATCAATTGCATCAATAATAGTTCCGCGGAATTTTGGCCTTAACTACCAACTGCCACCAATTTCATTAGGCGAAATCACAGTTTCTGCACTTAGGCTCTTGCTCTTGGTTATAGTTGCTGTGACGACTATCACCCTTCATCTCATAATTTACAAAACATGGTATGGTAAAGCTCTCCGAGCGACTATAGACGACGCAGAGGCAGCACAGCTAATGGGGGTAAACTTCGATAGGGTTGCTTCTGTAACATTTGGTCTTGGCACAGCGCTGTCGGCTCTCGGTGGAATACTATTGCTTCTTGTTTCCAACATTTCCCCGACTATGGGGTTCCCCGTAACTCTGAAAGTCCTTACAATCATAATTCTTGGAGGTCTTGGCAGCGTCCTCGGTTCGCTTGCAGCTGCAATCGTCTTGGGCCTAAGCGAAATATTTACGGGTTTTTTCTTCGATACTGCATGGGCCAATTCTACAAGTCTTGTAGTGCTCCTTATAGTTCTGCTCATAAAGTCTGAGGGATTGTTGAAGAGGTAATCTTGATGCAAGTAAGAGAAATCATTCTATCGACAATTGTTTTAGCGACGATGTTACCACTTCCATTCCTTTCAAGTTCGTACATAGTCTTTCTGATGAGTGGCATAATGGTTCTTGCACTTTGCTCACTATCATTCAATCTCGTGTACGCAAATACAGGTTATTTGAATCTTGGAAACTCTGTGCCATTTGGAGTTGGCGCATACACATTTGCCTCTACTCTGAGTTATGATTGGCCGCTTCCTCTAGTTTTGGTCGCCTCATTATCGGCAATTTTGATATCAGGAGCTCTTTCTGGAATATTTATTATAAGGCTAAAGGGCGCATATTATGCAATAGGAACTCTGGCGCTCGTCTTATTTGCGCAGGCTCTTGCATACAATTTGGGATGGCTTACAGGAGGTTATCAAGGTATAATTGTCAATGTTGCAGGAGGTTCCGTATATTCAGCATACTTCATTCTTGCATTCCTTAACACTTTATTGCTCTTGCTGACTTCAGCAATACGAAAATCCTCTTTTGGTTATAGAATAAGGAGCATAAAAGGCAACGAACTTGCAGCGAGGACATTTGGGATTAATACAACGACGAACAAGTTTATGGTCCTCTTAGTAAGTTCAGTGTTTGTTGGAATTGCTGGGATTCTGTCCACATTTTACAACGGCTTTGTGACGCCAGAGAGTTCGTTCGGAATTTCAA contains:
- a CDS encoding branched-chain amino acid ABC transporter permease; the encoded protein is MTIAPLAELLIFGILLGGIYGLSAIGLTLIFGVARVLNLAHGAFAVIAAAVSYVIVQATGQNLFFVAMLTVPLFFATGYAYEKLLIHKLLPLSRERRIEALILGTLGSALAAESIASIIVPRNFGLNYQLPPISLGEITVSALRLLLLVIVAVTTITLHLIIYKTWYGKALRATIDDAEAAQLMGVNFDRVASVTFGLGTALSALGGILLLLVSNISPTMGFPVTLKVLTIIILGGLGSVLGSLAAAIVLGLSEIFTGFFFDTAWANSTSLVVLLIVLLIKSEGLLKR
- a CDS encoding branched-chain amino acid ABC transporter permease, whose amino-acid sequence is MQVREIILSTIVLATMLPLPFLSSSYIVFLMSGIMVLALCSLSFNLVYANTGYLNLGNSVPFGVGAYTFASTLSYDWPLPLVLVASLSAILISGALSGIFIIRLKGAYYAIGTLALVLFAQALAYNLGWLTGGYQGIIVNVAGGSVYSAYFILAFLNTLLLLLTSAIRKSSFGYRIRSIKGNELAARTFGINTTTNKFMVLLVSSVFVGIAGILSTFYNGFVTPESSFGISITFLPIIAAILLGSSSIAGPLIGVLIITLASEIFVTTTPQLTHLVLGILLILVALYQKNIPSLRNSRLLKGKLGVSGANSKN